The Lysobacter luteus genome contains the following window.
GCGTCGACGTCAAGGGCAAGACGGTCGTGATGCTGATCAACGACCCGGGCTTCCATACGCAGGATGCCGGGCTGTTCGAAGGCAAACGGATGACCTACTACGGCCGCTGGACCTACAAGTACGAGGAGGCCGCCCGCCAGGGCGCCGCCGCCGCGCTGATCATCCACGACACCGAGGGCGCGTCCTACGGCTGGGACGTGGTCAAGAATTCCTGGACCGGACCGCAGTTCGACCTGCCGGCCAAGGACGACCCCGAACCGCGCCTGCCGGCGCAGGGCTGGATCACCGGCGACGTCGCGCGCGAGTTGATGGCGGGCAGTGGCCAGGACCTCGACGCGCTGTACAAGGCGGCCAACCGCAAGGGCTTCGAGGCCGTCGAGCTGGACGCGACGATGTCGCTTGAGCTCGCCAGCACCAGTTCGGAGAAGTCCTCCCAGAACGTGATCGCCAAGCTGCCCGGCACCACCCGCCCGGACGAGGCCGTCATCTACATGGGCCACTGGGACCACCTGGGCGACCACGGCCACGAGGGCGAGGCTGGCGCGGATGCCGACAGCATCTACAACGGCGCGATCGACAACGCGACCGGGATCGCCGGCATCCTCGAGATCGCCGAGGCGTTCGTCGCGCAGGAGCCGGCGCCCGAGCGCTCGGTGCTGTTCCTGGCGGTCACGCTGGAGGAGTCGGGCCTGTTGGGCTCCAAGTATTACGTCGCCCACCCGAGCGTTCCGCTCGACCAGACGGTCGCCGCAATCAACCTGGATGCGATGCCGGTGATCGGCAAGACCCGCGACATCACCGTGGTCGGCCTGGGCAACTCCGAGCTGGAAGACGTACTCGGCCAAGTGGCAGGCGAACAGGACCGCGAACTTCGCGCCGAGGCCACGCCGGAAAGCGGGTTCTACTTCCGCTCCGATCACTTCAATTTCGCCAAGGCCGGCGTCCCCGCGCTGTATGCCAAGGGCGGCGACGAACTGGTCGAAGGCGGCAGCGACGCCGGCAAGCAGGCCCATCTGGATTACCGCGACAACCGTTACCACAAGCCCGCGGACGAGTTCGACGCAGGCTGGGACATGGACGGCGTGGTGCAGGACCTGGAGGCGCTGTACGGCGTCGGCCGCGTCCTCGCCGGTGGCGACGCCTGGCCCAACTGGTACGAGGGCAACGCCTTCCGCGCCGCGCGCGAGGAGATGATCGATGGCAAGGAGTCGGCCAGCGGCGGCTGAGCGATCGACTTCTGGACCACCCGACGGCGCCTGCGGGCGCCGTCGGCGTTTTCGGCTAGGCTGTCGCCACTCAGCACCGGATCCCCTGCAATGACGATAGCGACTGCCTACTGGTGCGTGGTAATTGCCGCGCTGCTTCCGTACGTGTGGACCGTCATCGCCAAGAGCGGCGGCGCACGGTTCGACAACCGTGATCCGCGCGGCTGGATCTCGCGCCAGGACAATCCCCGTACCGTCCGCGCCAACGCCGCGCAGCTGAACGCGTTCGAGGCGTTCGCTCCGTTTGCCGCCGGCGTCGTGCTGGCCCAGCTGGCAGGCGTCGCGGAATCGACGATCGCGTTGCTGGCGGTCATCTTCGTCATCGCGCGGGTGCTACATGGCGTGGCCTATCTCGCCAACCGCGCAACGCTTCGCAGCCTGATCTGGGCGGTCGGCATCGGCTGCGTGGTCGCGCTGCTGGTGATGGCGGCACTTGCGATCCGATAGCCCGGACGACGCGACGGCGGTGCCCGATTGCGAATCCGTTGACGCGCTCGCAGCGCAAGTGCGGCGTGACGGGTTCGCCTTTGCCGAAGGCGCGGCGGTCGACGCGATACTCGGGGCGGCCGGCGGGTTGGACGACTGGGACGTTTTCGCTGAAAGCTGGGACCACCTCGATCCGGATCAGTACCTGGCGGCCACCGGCCGCTACCGCCGGCGGCGCCATGCGGTGTTCGACCTCGGGGCGGCGCTGGATTCTTCCGCGGCGCCCCATCGACTCCCGGACCAGCCGCACTTCCAGACGCTCGCGCACAATCCGCTGCAGGGCGGGTTGGCCCGCTGGTTCACGCCGATGACGGACACAGCAGTTGGCACGCGCGCCTTCCAGACACTGATGGGTTTCGGGCGGAAAGTGTTCGCACGGCTCGACAGCGCCGCGGCGACGGGGAGCTGGCGCGTCGAGGCCCACCAGTTCCGCATCGAGGCCAAACCAGATCACGCGGGCGAGCCGACTCCGGAAGGCATGCACCGCGACGGCGTGGACTATGTGCTCGTCGTGCTGGTCGAGCGCCGAAACATCGAATGCGGGACCACCTCGATCCACGCACCGGACGGCACTGAGCTTGGCAGCTTCACCCTCACCCGGCTCCGCGACGTTGCGCTGGTGGATGACCAGCGGGTGCTCCATGGCGTCACGGCCGTCACGCCGCGTGACCCGTCCAAGCTCGCGCACCGTGACGTGCTGGTCCTGACGTACTGCCGCGGGACTTGAGGTCCGCAACGCTCGCAGGAGTCGCCGGGTTGCCCACGGCCCCTACCGCGGCGTCTCGAACTTCGAAAAGAAGAAAGCCGGTCCCTTTTGGGGACCGGCCTTCGGTGTAAATGCTCAGCGATGACCTACTCTCGCATGGCAAGGCCACACTACCATCGGCGCATGTGCGTTTCACTTCCGAGTTCGGGATGGGATCGGGTGGTTCCACACAGCTATTGTCACTGAGCAAGCTGTTGGAGTCGCGCCCAGGGGGCGCGGACTCGCATGGGGTGGGACGTAGCGAAATTGGGTCTGGAATGTCATCGACGCGTCGTCGAGTCCAAGGCCACTTGAGGTTATATGGTCAAGCCACACGGATCATTAGTACTGGTTAGCTCAATGCATTGCTGCACTTACACACCCAGCCTATCAACCACCTGGTCTTGATGGTTCCTTCAGGGGAGTCAAGCTCCCGGGAGATCTCATCTTGAGGCGCGCTTCCCGCTTAGATGCTTTCAGCGGTTATCGCTTCCGAACATAGCTACCCGGCAATGCCACTGGCGTGACAACCGGAACACCAGAGGTTCGTCCACTCCGGTCCTCTCGTACTAGGAGCAGCCCCTCTCAAATCTCCAACGCCCATGGCAGATAGGGACCGAACTGTCTCACGACGTTCTGAACCCAGCTCGCGTACCACTTTAAATGGCGAACAGCCATACCCTTGGGACCGACTACAGCCCCAGGATGTGATGAGCCGACATCGAGGTGCCAAACACCGCCGTCGATATGAACTCTTGGGCGGTATCAGCCTGTTATCCCCGGAGTACCTTTTATCCGTTGAGCGATGGCCCTTCCATACAGAACCACCGGATCACTAAGACCTACTTTCGTACCTGCTTGATCCGTCGATCTTGCAGTCAAGCACGCTTATGCCTTTGCACACAGTGCGCGATGTCCGACCGCGCTGAGCGTACCTTCGTGCTCCTCCGTTACTCTTTGGGAGGAGACCGCCCCAGTCAAACTACCCACCATACACGGTCCCCGACCCGGATTACGGGCCCAGGTTAGAACGTCAAGCACGACAGGGTGGTATTTCAAGGATGGCTCCACCCGAACTGGCGTCCGGGTTTCACAGCCTCCCACCTATCCTACACAGACGAACTCAACGTTCAGTGTAAAGCTATAGTAAAGGTTCACGGGGTCTTTCCGTCTTGCCACGGGAACGCTGCATCTTCACAGCGATTTCAATTTCACTGAGTCTCGGGTGGAGACAGCGCCGCTGTCGTTACGCCATTCGTGCAGGTCGGAACTTACCCGACAAGGAATTTCGCTACCTTAGGACCGTTATAGTTACGGCCGCCGTTTACTGGGGCTTCGATCAAGAGCTTCGCCTTGCGGCTGACCCCATCAATTAACCTTCCAGCACCGGGCAGGCGTCACACCCTATACGTCCACTTTCGTGTTTGCAGAGTGCTGTGTTTTTGATAAACAGTCGCAGCGGCCTGGTCACTGCGACCCCCGCCAGCTATAGCCCGCATGGGCCACCAGCAGGGGTGCACCTTCTCCCGAAGTTACGGTGCCATGTTGCCTAGTTCCTTCACCCGAGTTCTCTCAAGCGCCTGAGAATTCTCATCCTGCCCACCTGTGTCGGTTTACGGTACGGTCTGCGTAAGCTGAAGCTTAGGAGCTTTTCCTGGAAGCGTGGTATCAGTCACTTCGCCCTAATGGGCTCGTCTCGGTGCTCGGTGTTGAATGGGGATCCGGATTTGCCTAAATCCCCCACCTACCGCCTTTCCCCGGGACAACCAACGCCCGGTAGACCTAACCTTCTCCGTCCCTCCATCGCACTTACGCGAGGTGCTGGAATATTAACCAGCTTTCCATCGACTACGCATTTCTGCCTCGCCTTAGGGGCCGACTCACCCTGCGTCGATTAACGTTGCGCAAGGAAACCTTGGGCTTTCGGCGTGCGGGCTTTTCACCCGCATTATCGTTACTCATGTCAGCATTCGCACTTCCGATACCTCCAGCAGACTTCTCAATCCACCTTCAACGGCTTACGGAACGCTCCTCTACCGCGCATACAAAGTATGCACCCCAAGCTTCGGTTTACCGCTTAGCCCCGTTAAATCTTCCGCGCAGACCGACTCGACCAGTGAGCTATTACGCTTTCTTTAAAGGGTGGCTGCTTCTAAGCCAACCTCCTGGCTGTCTGTGCCTTTCCACATCGTTTTCCACTCAGCGGTAATTTGGGACCTTAGCTGTGGGTCTGGGTTGTTTCCCTTTTCACGACGAACGTTAGCACCCGCCGTGTGTCTCCCATGCAGTCTGTCCTGGTATTCGGAGTTTGCCATGGTTTGGTAAGTCGCAATGACCCCCTAGCCATAACAGTGCTCTACCCCCAGGAAGATTCACATGAGGCGCTACCTAAATAGCTTTCGAGGAGAACCAGCTATCTCCGGGTTCGATTAGCTTTTCACTCCTAATCACACCTCATCCCCTACCTTTGCAACGGGAGTGGGTTCGGGCCTCCAGTGCGTGTTACCGCACCTTCACCCTGGGCATGACTAGATCACCCGGTTTCGGGTCTATTGCCCGCGACTATGCGCCCTTATCAGACTCGGTTTCCCTTCGCCTCCCCTATACGGTTAAGCTTGCCACGAACAATAAGTCGCTGACCCATTATACAAAAGGTACGCAGTCACTCTTGCGAGCTCCTACTGCTTGTACGCACACGGTTTCAGGGTCTATTTCACTCCCTTCACCAGGGTTCTTTTCGCCTTTCCCTCACGGTACTGGTTCACTATCGGTCGGTCAGGAGTATTTAGCCTTGGAGGATGGTCCCCCCATGTTCAGACAGGGTTTCTCGTGCCCCGCCCTACTCGATTTCACTGAAAG
Protein-coding sequences here:
- a CDS encoding M28 family metallopeptidase, whose protein sequence is MSRIPLLPATSLVAAALVLAACDRPAEPTAETADTTATPTRPAAEFEPSINPGDFAAHVERLASDEFAGRAPGSVGEEKTVAYLVEQFQRLGLQPGNGDSFLQTVPMVETTADPAGTRMTLAIDGQPRELDFGDEMVIGTRTGQAQIDLDDSPLVFVGYGVNAPELGWNDYEGVDVKGKTVVMLINDPGFHTQDAGLFEGKRMTYYGRWTYKYEEAARQGAAAALIIHDTEGASYGWDVVKNSWTGPQFDLPAKDDPEPRLPAQGWITGDVARELMAGSGQDLDALYKAANRKGFEAVELDATMSLELASTSSEKSSQNVIAKLPGTTRPDEAVIYMGHWDHLGDHGHEGEAGADADSIYNGAIDNATGIAGILEIAEAFVAQEPAPERSVLFLAVTLEESGLLGSKYYVAHPSVPLDQTVAAINLDAMPVIGKTRDITVVGLGNSELEDVLGQVAGEQDRELRAEATPESGFYFRSDHFNFAKAGVPALYAKGGDELVEGGSDAGKQAHLDYRDNRYHKPADEFDAGWDMDGVVQDLEALYGVGRVLAGGDAWPNWYEGNAFRAAREEMIDGKESASGG
- a CDS encoding MAPEG family protein; the protein is MTIATAYWCVVIAALLPYVWTVIAKSGGARFDNRDPRGWISRQDNPRTVRANAAQLNAFEAFAPFAAGVVLAQLAGVAESTIALLAVIFVIARVLHGVAYLANRATLRSLIWAVGIGCVVALLVMAALAIR
- a CDS encoding 2OG-Fe dioxygenase family protein — protein: MPDCESVDALAAQVRRDGFAFAEGAAVDAILGAAGGLDDWDVFAESWDHLDPDQYLAATGRYRRRRHAVFDLGAALDSSAAPHRLPDQPHFQTLAHNPLQGGLARWFTPMTDTAVGTRAFQTLMGFGRKVFARLDSAAATGSWRVEAHQFRIEAKPDHAGEPTPEGMHRDGVDYVLVVLVERRNIECGTTSIHAPDGTELGSFTLTRLRDVALVDDQRVLHGVTAVTPRDPSKLAHRDVLVLTYCRGT